The following coding sequences are from one Sulfurirhabdus autotrophica window:
- the murU gene encoding N-acetylmuramate alpha-1-phosphate uridylyltransferase MurU has protein sequence MKAMILAAGRGERMRPLTDTTPKPLLQVGGKPLIVWHIERLAKAGFRELVINHAHLGGQIEASLEEGSRFGVSIRYSSEVEALETAGGIANALPLLGDAPFLVVNGDIFCDYDFSNVAAKYDEQVSLNSHQLAHLVLVANPEHNGAGDFGLQNGKVVESSESMLTFSGIGVYSPELFDGIVRGSKAKLAPLLRAAMASGKVTGEYYAGRWVDVGTPERLKQLDESLHGR, from the coding sequence TTGAAGGCCATGATACTGGCAGCCGGGCGGGGCGAACGTATGCGTCCTTTGACCGACACCACTCCCAAGCCATTGCTGCAAGTGGGCGGCAAACCGCTCATCGTGTGGCATATTGAAAGGCTGGCTAAGGCCGGATTCAGGGAGCTGGTGATCAATCATGCTCATCTTGGCGGGCAAATTGAAGCCAGTCTGGAAGAGGGCAGTCGTTTTGGGGTGAGCATTCGCTATTCTTCAGAAGTGGAGGCACTGGAAACCGCTGGTGGCATTGCCAATGCTTTACCTTTGTTGGGTGATGCGCCTTTTCTGGTGGTGAACGGGGATATTTTCTGCGACTATGATTTTTCAAATGTAGCAGCAAAGTACGACGAGCAAGTGTCGCTTAATAGTCACCAGTTGGCGCATTTGGTATTGGTAGCTAACCCGGAACACAATGGAGCAGGCGATTTTGGATTGCAGAATGGCAAGGTTGTGGAATCAAGTGAATCCATGCTGACGTTTAGCGGCATAGGCGTGTATTCGCCTGAGTTGTTCGATGGGATAGTGCGCGGCAGCAAGGCTAAACTGGCGCCATTATTGCGCGCGGCCATGGCATCTGGCAAAGTCACTGGTGAATATTATGCGGGGCGCTGGGTTGATGTAGGGACGCCTGAACGGCTGAAACAACTGGATGAGTCGCTGCATGGACGCTGA